From Aegilops tauschii subsp. strangulata cultivar AL8/78 chromosome 5, Aet v6.0, whole genome shotgun sequence:
ctcgaaaGAACTCCGCAGCGTCGGACACACTGCATGGCAGATCTACAAAAGCCCCTGGataactccgaatccgggttagtaaaagatacttcTTCTTCAcgtacttgctttgcatactaaacgccttacccgccgcgatcttcctgccctcctggatctcctggagggtgcCCTGGGCTTCAATCTGGGCGGTTTctgcgctttggcgagccttggcgagctCAGTTCCCTGAGCCGAAGCATcacgctccaaggtctcgcacttctTCACAGCGTCCTGCAACTCTTGCTGGACCTCGGTCAccctggccttgagcttcttcCAAGCTGCTTGCTTTTTGGCAGCTTTatcctcggcttcggccagggcctttttcagggcctcgacctcggtcgtcgctcctgCACATATCATAACACTCCGGTTGTTCTTTCCGAGTACATAGCGAGGTACTACATACCTTGCTGCTCCTGGAGCTACCTCCTCGCCTGGCCGAGTTCTTCCTCGGCCCACTCAAGTCTCTGCTTCAGTCCAGAGACTTCGGCAGTGTGTGAGGCCGtggccagcagcgacgcctgttTATTCATACAAGACATACTTGGTTAGTTTCCTGTAGTCATGGATTGATCCCCTGTCCggcctttctttccgaacaccggacagtgtctcagtgGCTACTGTCTATATCGGGATTTCCTctttttgcgtcgcttacctcaaaacctgtcagcaggctgctgcaggcttcggttagtccgctcttggcggactgaaccttctcaatcatcgtacccataaggatacggtgctcATCCACGATGgcagcgcctcgtagcgcttccagcagattatccggtgcccctggttggacaggggtcaccgATGGAAGGGGCATACCCTCTTCTGTCGAAGGAGGTGGCACTCcggattctggagccgtattggtctccggaatcgtattcggctgagggccgaactgaatacggccctcatctccagtctccatggggatttgctccccctgGTGTCCGGCGACGGAGGTTTCGCCCTCTCGCACCTCCTAAACCTCTCCCCGGCCTAGGAAAGTCCTTTgggacagcacctcggcgtcgcccttggccTGGGGAGAGCGAGCGGCCtacggtgactcgctggccatcgcctttgaatccagcgaaCCTCCTGTTGAGGACCGCTCGGAGCTGTCGTGGGTCGAGCTGTAACAGCACAATTTGACATAATCAATACAATGAAGAGGCCAGATGTACGGACATGTACGGGTTTTAGCACTTACGATGCGGCTTGGGGCTTGGGCcgggggcgtcgctccggactgctgtcgacatcccacgcggagttatccgcaagggagcccttccccttcttggacgtccCCGCCTCCAGacttgtggaggccgccctcttcttcttcccttctTCAGGGGGagggttctcctcctcctcctcgtcatcatcctcagcggcggaggagtgagtctcttcgtcttcggacgtcacgtccgaagcacccttgcgATGGGGGTCgcctttggcccccttggccttcttcttggcctttttctccggcggctgataaggcgccggaaccaacATCTTCACCAGGAGTGGGATGGCTggctcttcgggcagcggagccgaacaCTGGATTCGCTTCGCTCTCTCCGTCTACTCCTGAAACAACATAGTAAAGATTAGGCATCCTCCTTGAACAAACGAGTAGAAGGTACACCTTGAGAGGAGAAGGACTTACCGCATTGGCGGGATGGGTATGGTCGTGCCCACGGTCCGAATCTATGACCggcggcttctcgttgcccttgaagagcaacttccaggcatcttcgtgagtagtTCCGAAGAGCCTCTCCAGGGTCTGGTGCTTCACCTGATCGAACTCCCATAAAGGGAAGCttcggctttggcaggggaggatccggcgaaccagcatcacctggatcacgtcgacgagcttgatgtttttatccaacatgctctgaatgcgcgtttgcagcgcaatcagttcgtccgacgaagaccatcgaggcccttcttcatccaggaggtgagccgcattggggctccggccttgaattcgggagccgccaCCCAAGTGGCGCCAcgtggctcggtgatgtagaaccactgcttctgccactctttgacggtctccacaaaagtgCCCTTAGGCCAGGTgatgttgggcatcttgctcaccatggcgcctccccACTCtacgtgttggccatccaccaccttcggcttcacgttgaagattttgagccatagtccgaagtggggctggatgcggaggaaagcctcacacacgacaatgaatgccaagatgttgaggaaggagttcggggctagatcatggaaatctagtccgtaatagaacatcagcccgcggacgaaagggtggagtggaaaccctagcccgcggacgaaatgagggaggaacaccaccctctcgttgggtttgggtgtggggacgacttgtcccttggTCGGGAGCTGGTGGGTGATCTCTTTCGCCAGATACCTGGCCTCCCGAAGCTCGGCAATGTCCTTCTCCtcgacggaggaggccatccacttgccctgacctccggatccggacatggttgggtGTTTGCTCGGAATGGAAAAGAcaagaacttgggcgctggagctcgagaatggaaggatAGAGAGGGAGGGAAGGCGTGAGTAAAGAAAGGGGATCCTTacctccttataaaggcagtgaatattgaacgcctccccactcgccttaaaactcgcctgttcccaagggctatgtaaacggcacggttgggttacccacgcccgtattgatgagaatcccgcaataagggaacacgatctctgctttgacaaggcgtgccaatagcaaccgcgtcccgaaacgtggagcggcaaacgaaaaacggttcgaaattatgaccgggcgaacgtgatgtcatgttgcaaaaaagttgtcagcagattggactcatggaatattatattctctgcggttgtgtgtggtgtgtgtgttacaggtccggacacgATCACTatgtccgaagactatcttggagttcggaaggaggaacccgccttgcaatgccgaagacagatctatgcgccggataccttgtcattgaagccaggttcaggggctactgagggagtcctggactaaggggtcctcgggcgtccggcctattaaccatgggccggactgatgggttttGAAGATACAAGGACCAAAGACTCTActtgtgtccggatgggactctccctggcgtggaaggcaaacttggcgatcaaatgtgtagattcctttctttgtaaccgaccttgtgtaaccctagatcctcctggtgtctatataagccgAGGAGTTAGTCCGGAggaggatatactcattaccttagtcatacaggctagactcctagggtttagccattacgatctcgtggtagatcaactcttgtaatactcatattcatcgagatcaatcaagcaggaagtagggtgttacctccatagagagggcccgaacctgggtaaacattgtgtcccctgtctcctgttaccatcgaccttagacgcacagttcgggaccccctacccgagatccgacggttttgacaccgacaaccatCACATGAGCTGAGGTCGCACCATAACCGAATTGGCTTTCTTAGTCGAAGAAGAAGCCTGCCATAACATGCCAGGCCATTGTCGTTGTGGAGCTTCGACCGGGATCTATCCTCATGCACCTTAGCCCAGAAATGGCTCCTCCGTCCAATGAAGTCGAAGGAGAGTCATCAGATTCGCCGCCACAAGTCACAAACCCAGCACGGGAACACGTCTTCTCGCGCACACCGTCGTATCCACCATCATGACGAACAACGTCGGCCACACATCTTCGATACAAGCGCCAATACGGAATGATGATGCCGGAGGCGGCACCACCCAGGCAGAGGCATGTTTGGGGCACACAACCGCCAACACTTGGTCACCGCCGCCGCCATGCCAACCAAGCAGCAAAACAGTGACACCCAGATCCGCCATTGACCACGCAAACTGCCTCGTCAAGGGAAGATCTGGAGCCTTATTCGACAACGCCGCCACAACCGTCGCCGGCACAAAAGCTAGATTGTTAGGCCCCATACCTACAACTATATATGATCCATGCACAACGCGACCCCGTCCACACCGCCAACCACGAAGGCCGTCAAGGGAGGGGAGTCACCGGGATCTGGCGCCGGAGGAGAGTCCGCACGAGGCGGAAGACGAGGTTGTCTCTTTCTCATTGGGAAAGGGGAATAGTGTTTTTACCGTGGAGCGAGTTTGTGCACACTTGTGGCGTACGTATTTGGGAAGCAAATGCATCCATGGTTTGTGTGTGTGAGAAGTGGATAAAACTAAATTATTTCGTGATTAGCCCAAACAGTTTTCTGTAATCTGTAAAATAAACACATTTTAACAATTTTTCTTGGTAAACACATTTGAACAAAATTATTTCACTTTTTTTGAAATGAACCAAATCTATTAAAATTTTGTTCAAATTACCCAAGCAGTGACTTTTCTTTTTGCAAAAATGGCCCAAATGTATTATAAAAGTTCACCATACGTTCAAAGCACCGCACACAAAATACAACTTACATTGAGCTCTCTGGACCATCAAGCGACCACTACCGCTGTCAGAACGAGCCGTTGTCGTTGCTCCCCAATGAAACCGACCTTGTCCCATCGAtgatagtcttcgtgcatgtgcctcTAAGGACCAACGTTTGGAGCCTTAGCCATCGACGTTGAACTCTTGAATTGATCTAAAGTGCCTGACACCGGATCTCACCATATCGCACCCACAAGCAAAAAACTTAACCACGTCGCCCCAAGGAGATGACAAAAATCTACGACGGAGCTCCATCAATTCCGTTCAGATGAACGAACTCAAGGAGGATCAAAGGCCGAAAGATCAACTCAAAGAAGAAGCATTGCGATCCGTCGGAGCCAAGACACCGGATTTCCTCTCCTCGCCACCAACCGCCGGAGCGACAGACAAAGGGGATGCGAATCTGCGGGCTGACCATCGAAGAATCTAAAGGAAGAATTTGCCCTAGTCGCAACTTATACAGGAAAGGGAAATAAATTGTATAGCTTTTCCTCGGAAGTTGCACGGACAGTCAAACATAGGGAAAAAAAGTTGTATATTTTCCAATCTTACAAACCAAATAGTTTTATAGCTCCTGTAAGAACCTTCCCGTAAAAGTGGCTCTATGGGAAGTCTGTGTAACTTAGGATAAGTTGTCTGGTCAGGTAATTTCTCAGTTTCCGTAAGCATCTTCCCCGTATTATTTTTATTTCCCATTAAACAAGCCTAGGGCCCACAAGTCAGTGTCATGGACGACGTTGTCCGTCACATGACCGACAATGAGCTCCTATGTGTGACGGTGCAACGACGATAAGGTGCGGCGTGGCGGTGTGGCCACGGAGGAGGCAGGGTGACACGGGTTTGAGTCGGCATGGTCAGGCGGGGCGACGCGGCCCTGCAGGGGGTTGCACGAGGGTTTCTTGGGCACAGGGGTGGATTAAAAAGCTGCATGGCTCGTTAAGCTTAATGGGCCAAAAAATCATGCTCGGCTTCGTTCATTTAAAACTCGTTAAGCTCGTGAACACTCGCGAGGCTTCGTTAATGGACTATGATGTGTTATGGCCTATGTCATGAGAGTGTGGGTGTAATTCTTACGAAGGAATATGGTGTTTGTTGTCCGCTATAAGTTGGATTGAGTTGATTAGATTGAATAGATGGGTTGCATACTACAAAAATGTTGTTGCATAACAAATATGTTTTGTTTTATGTTAATGGGCTTAACGAGCTACTTGTGAAACTCGTTAAATTTAACAAGCTAAAATCAATGATTAACTCTGTTAATTAAGAATCGAGCTACGAGCTTAATGACCCTCTAACTCTCATGAACTTTTACGCGGTTTCCTGTCTGCCAAATTATACGGAAAGGGATATGCTTCCGTAAATATGAGGGGAGTTGGGAGAAATTTTTACGGAATCCTCAAGGAAAAAAATTAGGTTCACGTGAGCTATTGAAGTGTTTTTTTAGAAACTTTTGATCTATTTATTTTCAATTATGACATTATAGTGAACACTAGAAATAACTAAAATTACATCCAGTTACGTAGAACACCTAGCGACGACTATAGGCGCTgaaacgagccgaaggcgcgctGTTGTCATCggccccacccccccccccccccccccccccccgcgcccgtCGAAGCCGtgcacaacttgttgtagtagacagtcaggAAGTTATcatgctaaggccccataggaccgcACCAGAACAGTAACCACCACAAATGAAGAGAAGTGTAGATCGAAAGGATCCAACCTAAAGACACACGAAGAACGAGAAATAAAGACCTGATCCAAGCAGATCCACCAAAAGCACTCACCGACCGAAACCCgcgagatccgccggagacacacgTCCACGCGCCCTCCGACGGTGCTAGACGCACTAACAGGACGGGGGCTAGCCGGGGAGAACCTTGTTCCATCTTCAAGTAGCCGCCGCCGTTTCGTCTTCCTGAGCAAGACACAAACCCTACAAAACTTAAAGAAACACCTAAAAACGAAGCCCTTCCGTGGACAAAGCCCGGGATCTACCGCGCacccatggccctaaggccacaggAGACGTGGCAGATCGGCGGCGCCGCCGACGGGAGGCAGAAACCGTAGCGGTCTTTTCTTGGAGGAGAGACAAAGATATGGAAGTGCCATTTTTGTCTTAACTTTTCGTGGAGTGTAGTTTTTTTATGGATAGGGGAGCTATTGGAGTTACTCTTATAGAAATATTCTAAATGCCCATGAATTCCCTCGAACcattttcgcaaaaaaaaaagccCCTTGAACCAATAGACCCAAATTCTAGTCCTAAATCCTTACAAATTTTCTAATAATACAAAATGATATTTCGTCAAAAGTTAAATACGCAAAGTGCGCAAAAGCACGGCAGATTTTGTCGAATTTCTCGAGGGCCAAAACAAATCAAATCTCCTCTGCTTTCGGTGTGTCGACAGGGTGAACAGAAAAAAAAAAAACCAACACCCCCGCGGCGACTTTTCCTCTCCACCGTATCCTCCTCTCCCCTATGCTGCCCTGCCCTATCTCAAGCTCCAATCTACCGTGCCCTAGACCTGCCGCCGAACGTGCCCTAGCCCCAGCCGGCGCCCCCCGCGCGCGGCCACCGTCTCCGCCGCACCTCGCcgcgcccccgcccccgccccgtctGCGGCCTTCGTCTCCGAGGTACGTACGAGCACGAGCTTTGTAGGCGTCGATCCGGTGGTTGATTAGTCGATCCCGAACTGACCTAGAGGAATTCCGGGTCTAGATCCGCATCCGTTCTGTTTGGCGGCAGGCGCTGTTGCTGTCGTTgttgaaggaggaggaggaggaaggggtgCCCTAGACTCCTAGGGCAAGGCTGAAGCAGATGGGTGCACCGAAGCAGAAGTggacggcggaggaggaggcggcgctcAAGGCCGGGATAGGCAAGCACGGGGCCGGGAAATGGCGCACCATACTCAAGGACCCCGAGTTCAGCAACATCCTGCGGTGCCGATCCAACGTTGACCTCAAGGTTCGTTCCTGCGTCCGTTTCCTCGGCTGTCAGaccatgcgcgcctctactaggTTGGAGACTCTGATGACTGTTGAGCGATTGCAGGACAAGTGGCGGAACATGAATGTCACGGTGAACGCGTCGGGCACTCGCGACAAAgtgaggacgacgaccacgacgactcccacggctaAGAAGCCAAGGTCTGCTCCGAAGCAGGAAAGCCACTCAACGGCGATCACCACCATCACCTCTGACGGCGATGATGACGTCATTGACGTGAAGCCTATCATAAAGCCTATCGTAACGTTTACTACAGGTTCAGGGAATAAATCGCTATCCAGGTAGAGGTGCCCTGTTTGATATGCTGGTTTGGAATGCTTGTTTATGTCCTTTGTCCTACCAGTTTCTTGAACAGAAACTTGCAAGGTTTTGACTGCTTTAATATACCTCTATGGCGCCGTTCCTGCAGGCTAGAAAATATCATACTGGAGGCCGTGAAGACCTTGAATGAGCCTACAGGGTCATACAAAACAGCCGTTGCTAATTACATTGAGGTTTCTACGCTTCTTCTGTTTATGGTGTATACTTCATCACAATGAAATGTCAACAACAAACCTAATATATGATCCTTTACAAATGCCAAATCTCGTAGTCTTCATGAATAGAAAAACAGTACTCATTTATTTACGTCACCGATCACTTAATATAGTTTTGATAATTATTCAGGCAGTGATGCAGAAAATTCTGGGACAACATAGACATGCAGAAATGATTTCATTATAACCAGTGGCTATGAAATCGCATTCCATTGTGGTAGAGTTCTACCTAATCTAGTTTGTTATGTAGATTGCACCGTTCTTAACAATTTTCCATTCATGTAGGAACAATACTGGCCACCTGCTGATTTTGATCATGTACTGTCTGCAAAACTGAATGAGTTGACATCATCTGGGAAATTGATGAAGGTAGTAACGTTTCTTTCAACCGTAACTCCATTATTGTATAGATTATAAAGAGGTAGAAAAAATGCCCTGATATAGTAGCAAAGTCACACCTGTTACCATTGTTGTAGCATATAAATTAATTCTGATGATGCTCAATTGAATTGAACTAGGATGTTTTCATATTGTATGTTTACATATTATGTATGGATTTATCATTATATGGATGACTGTGCTTGATATGTTGTGCCCCCAAAATGCATTCGCCCTAGCAACACATGCGTGAGCACTCTTTGTTCCAAACATTGTTTGCCTGCTATTggcatctactccctccgttcctaaatataagtctttgtagagattccactatggactacatatggagcaaaatgagtgaatctacactctaaaatgcatctacatacatccgtatgtggttcatagtgaaatctctccaaagaattatatttaggaacggagggagtacttatcTATTCTATTATAATTTCTTTCAGTGTCGTAACATATCTAGTAGTACAGTATTTATCTAGTTAGTAAGATTCAAAATGTCATACTATATTTCAGAAAGATACTATTATACCTTTTGCTGGATCTCTTTGGTGCCAATGATATCTTTTGTATGCGTATTTTTTTTGCCATGGACCACCTGGAAATTGCTCTGTTATATATATTTTTAGTTGGAATGTAAGGTCCCTAAAACCATGAACCTGGATAATCTTTCTATTTTAGCCTTGAAAATTTGTATGTTCACACCTAGATAGGATAGGTTACTCTTTCAAAGAGTATAATCCATCTGCCATGCAGCCCAGTACTGAAGTTTAACAATTTTAGGTGAATCGGAAGTACAGGATAGCCCCTAGCTCGTCTTTTTTAGAAGGGCGAAGCTCCAAAATGCTGCTGCTTGATGATATAAAAAAGGAGCCAACCAAGGTAGAGAAGGTAGAGAGGGATGGCTTTACAGCCCACACTAAATCTCAGGTAGATGCTGAACTTGCACGTATGAGAAACATGAGTGCAGAAGAGGCTGCAGCTGCAGCCGCTCGTGCGGTTGCTGAGGCAGACGCTATCATGGCGGAAGCTGAGGCCGCAGTGAGAGAAGCGGAGGCTGCAGAAGCTGATGCTGTAGCTGCACAAGCCTTCGCGGAAGCAGCAATGTTGACTTTAAAAAACAGGAGTTCGGCAAAATTGGTAATTGTTCCAAGTACTTAAACTCTATGTTCAACTGTTTTTATTTTGCATGTTTTCAGTTGACATTTTGTTGCTTTTGCACACTTACACCACGCCACTTAAATGCAAGTAAATACATTCACTTTGCTTTAATATGAATTTGTAGCCCCCTCCACAAACAGTCGCATTCATATTGATGAGTAAACATTGAAACACATGAACACACATAATCAGAATCACTGCTTTCAAGCAATTTATATAGGAAAATGGGCACTTTAGAATCGTGAAAAAAACTATGTTATCTGCTTCAGCAAAAACTGAACGCTTTCATGCTCACATGCAGATCATTCGAGGTTGAGACATCTCGTGGGAGCTGCGTCAGCGTACGCTTTCCTCTGACCTTGTTGTGCGCGTGTGCATGCCTGCTGAATTCCAGCGCAAACTAACTGATGCTTTGGTGTTACTGGAGCCATCGAGCTGATGGCAATGCTGATCTGTTATTTTAATCCATGCAAGCTCATCCCAGATTCAAGCAGCGCAAACTTGCTTGGTTTTCTGACTTGCACCTTGAAGCTAGTtacctttctccctcatgctggTTTGCCGAGGGATGGAGGAAGACAAACTCATATTTAACTCCCACATTGCAGAGCCGTAAATGCGATCTGCACGGGCTGTGGGATGATGAGGAGAAGTCCAATAAATATAGATGATGGTCATTCCATCTCTTGGGACCCTTGTTGCTGTCATGGTTTAggtcactgacatgttggaattTTTTCACCGTGGTG
This genomic window contains:
- the LOC109744779 gene encoding single myb histone 5; this translates as MGAPKQKWTAEEEAALKAGIGKHGAGKWRTILKDPEFSNILRCRSNVDLKDKWRNMNVTVNASGTRDKVRTTTTTTPTAKKPRSAPKQESHSTAITTITSDGDDDVIDVKPIIKPIVTFTTGSGNKSLSRLENIILEAVKTLNEPTGSYKTAVANYIEEQYWPPADFDHVLSAKLNELTSSGKLMKVNRKYRIAPSSSFLEGRSSKMLLLDDIKKEPTKVEKVERDGFTAHTKSQVDAELARMRNMSAEEAAAAAARAVAEADAIMAEAEAAVREAEAAEADAVAAQAFAEAAMLTLKNRSSAKLIIRG